In the Tessaracoccus lacteus genome, CGTCGGCGTCGACTACGACGCGGGGTTCACCGCCTACTTCGGCACCGTGGATCCGGGCAACAAGATCGACCTCGCCGCGTCGAAGATCGGCCAGGGCCAGGTCACCATGTCGCCGCTCGGCATGGCCGCCGTCGCCGCGTCGGTCGGATCCGGCCAGACGACCATCCCGTGGCTCGTCGAGGGTGAGGCGGCGAAGTCGACCGCCGCACCGCTCTCGTCGACGGAGACCAAGCAGCTCCGGCAACTGATGAAGGCCACCGTCGACTCGGGCACGGCCACGAAGCTGCAGGGCATCATGACCGGCGCGAAATCCGGCACGGCGCAGTGGGGCAAGACCGGCGACCTCAAGACGTCGGCGTGGATGATCGCCTACAACGACGACGTCGCGGTCGCCTCGTTCGTCGAGGTCGGCGACTCCGGCGGCACCACCGCCGCCCCGCTGATCGTGAAGCTGTTCTCGTAGTCGGTCCCCTGAGCCGCACCCCGGTTCCCTGAGCCACACCCGGTTCCCTGAGCTCGTCGAAGGGCGCCGAGCGCAGCGAGGCGCAACTCGGGTTGACCCTTCGCTCCGCTCAGGGCGTTTCGACAGGCTCAACGACCCGGAATCGGTTCCCTGAGCCGCACCCGGCTCCCTGAGCCGCACCCGGTTCCCTGAGCTTGATGCTCCTATGTGGTGTCAAGCGGTTGTGAGCCATTCTCTGTAGCGGGTGGTGAGGGTGTCGTTGCGCAGTGTTCCGCGTTCGATGCCGGAGATGCGGGCTGGCCAGACGCCGAGTGCGTGGCCGGCTTGGGTGGTGGTGAGGCCTTTGGCGTGGCGGAGGGGTCTGAGGTCGTTGATGGGTGGGACCACGGGTGGGGTCCAGATCGCGGTGATGATCAGGTGGGAGATGTAGCGCTTGAGGCAGCGGGTCGCTTCGCGGCGGGTTTTGCCTTCTGCTTGTTTCTTCGCGAGGTAGGCGATCGTGTCAGGATCGATGCGGGCTCTGGCCAGGGCGATGGTGTGTAGGGCCCGGTTCGCGCGTCGGTCTCCGCCGCGGTTGAGGCGCATCCGGTGGGTTTTGCCGGAGGAGGCGGGGATCGGGGCGACGCCGCAGAGTTTCGCGAACGCTGCCTTCGAGTGGATCCGGGTCGGGTCGTCGCCGACGGTGACCAGCAGTTGGGCGGCGGAGATCACCCCGACCCCGACGAGATCGAGGACGCCGGGTGCTGTCTGGGCGACCAGGGTCTGCAGCTGGGGGTTGAGGAGGTTGATCTCGTCGTCGAGGTCACGGATCCGTCGCGCCAGGGACCGCAGCGCGGTCATGGTGGAGGACTGGTCGACGGGGCCGTGGGGTCGGCAGGCGGCCAGCTTCGCGTGGAGGGCCTTCCCAGTGAGTCGGCGGTAGGTGTCGCGGACCTGGTCCGGGGCGGTCACGAGCAGGCTTTTGAGTTGGACGATGGCCTGGGTGCGGGCCTTGACCGCGGACTCCCGCGCCGTCAGGAGGACCCGGATCGCTTCAACATTGCCGGTGCCGGGTTTCGGCAGGGGGAGGGTCTCGCCGGTCAGGAGGGTGCGGGCGGCCAGGATCGCGTCCAACGGGTCGGTCTTGCCATGGAGTCTGCGGGCGGCGCGTTTCGGGCGGATCACCTCACGCACTGCGATCCCGGCCCGGGTCAGGAACCGGGACAGGCCCGCCCCATACGACGAGGTTCCCTCGACCCCGACCAGTGCGACCGTCCCGAACGAAGTGACGAAGTCCAGCAGCTGGCGGTACCCGGTGAGACTGGTCTCGATCTCCAGGTCGCCGAGGAGTGCCCCGGTGGTGTGGTCGAGGACCGCGACGTGGTGGGTGGCGAGATGGGTATCGACTCCCGCTACCACTGTGGATGGATGGGTTGGCATCATGTGAGGTGTCGCCTTTCAAGGGGGGTGACACCTGCTCGGGGACCAGGCAGTCAGGACGCTGACGGCGGCTTGCCAATCAAGCCCCAGGCTCCTATCAAGACATGCCACGGGTCCCCGGGCAGGACTCCGAGAATGTGTCCCCGCCCCGGGCGGAGTGGACAGATCAAACCCAAGACACGAAGTCAGTCGAAGGGAGAGCCACACCCCGCCGAGACGAGGACCTAACAAGTATCAGCGTCGAAGGGCGCCGAGCGCAGCGAGGCGAAGACCCGGCCCCGAGGCATTCACCCACCAGGACCCTTCGCTCCGCTCAGGGCGTTTCGACAGGCTCAACGACCCGGAATCGGTTCCCTAAGCCACACCCGGCTCCCTAAGCCACAACCGGCTCCCTGAGCTCGTCGAAGGGCGCCGAGCGCAGCGAGGCGAAAACCCGGCCCCGAGGCATTCACCCACCCAGGACCCTTCGCTCCGCTCAGGGCGTTTCGACAGGCTCAACGACCCGGAATCGGTTCCCTAAGCCACACCCGGCTCCCTAAGCCACACCCGGTTCCCTGAGCTCGTCGAAGGGCGCCGAGCGCAGCGAGGCGAAAACCCGGCCCCGAGGCATTCACCCACCCAGGACCCTTCGCTCCGCTCAGGGCGTTTCGACAGGCTCAACGACCCGGAATCGGTTCCCTAAGCCACACCCGGCTCCCTAAGCCACACCCGGTTCCCTGAGCTCGTCGAAGGGCGCCGAGCGCAGCGAGGCGAAAACCCGGCCCCGAGGCATTCACCCACCCAGGACCCTTCGCTCCGCTCAGGGCGTTTCGACAGGCTCAACGACCCGGAATCGGTTCCCTGAGCCGCCCCGGTTCCCTGAGGCGCACCCGGTTCCCTGAGCCACAACCGGTTCCCTGAGGCGCACCCGGTTCCCTGAGCCACACCCGGTTCCCTGAGCCTGTCGAAGGGCCCCGAAGCGAAGCGAGGGGGAGGCTGACCTCAGCGCCCCAACGGCCTCAGTGTTCCGCCACCGAGGCATCGAGGCGCTTCAGGCCGACGACGCAGCCGATGATCGCCGCGAGGAACATCACCTTCAGCCATGACAGCTCCTCGTTGCCCGTCGCCGCGGCATACGCAACCGTCAGCACCGTACCGACGCTGGTCCACACGGCGTAGGCCGTCCCTGTCGGGATGTGGCGCATGGCGGCGGCCAGGCCGATCATCGACCCAACGACCGCGACGGCGAACACCACCGTCGGCAGCAGCACGCTGAACCCGGCGCTCGCGGACAGCGCGTTCGCCCACACGGCCTCCAGCACGGCGCTGGCGAGCAGCACCGGCCACGCGTAGCCCGGCTTCACGAGATCACCTTGAGCCCGATGACGCTGACCACGATCCCAGTCAGCAGCAGCACCTTCTTCACGCTGGCCGACTCGGCGCCTGTCAGCATCGCCCAGGCGACGGTGAGCGACGCCCCGGTCGCGGTCCACACGGCGTACGCGGTGCCGGTCGGCAACGTCGCCAGGGCAGTGCCGAGACCGACGAGGCTCAGCACTCCGGCGACGATGAAGACAACCGTCGGCACGGGCCGTTTGAGCCCGTCGGAGCGCCCGAGCGCCGTCGCCCAGACGGCCTCGAGCACTCCAGAGCCGATGAGAATGACCCAGGCCATGAGAGTTTCCCCTTCGCACGTGAACCCCCTGAGGGGTGGCCAGTCGTGCGTAACCGGGTACTGAACCGTCGTCCGGGGCGGGGTCGCCGGGGTCCATCCTACCCGACGTCGCCCCCGTCGCCCCTGATAGTTTCGGGAGCATGAGTGAGACCCGCACCCCCCTGGATCAGATCGCCGACGCGTATGTCGACACCATGGTCAGCCTCAGCCCGACCCTTGCGACGCACCTCGGCTTCGAGGGCGACCACACCGCGCTCGACGACTACTCCCCCGCCGGCCTCAAGGCCGTCGCCGACGCGACCCGCGCGACTCTGCGCAAGGTCGAGGACGCCGAGGCGCTCAACGCCAACGATGTCGTGACGCGCAACGCGATGATCGAGCGGCTCTCGCTCGAGCTCGAGCTGTTCGACGCCGGCGAGACCTACGCGGCGCTGAACAACCTCGCCTCCCCGCTGCAGGACATCCGCAGCATCTTCGACCTGATGGCCACCGACACCGAGGACGACTGGCGCACGATCGCCGGCCGCATGGCAAACGTCGGCGGCGCGATCGACGGCTACATCGAGTCGCTGCGCTACGCCGCCGAGCGTCCCGAGCTGCCATTCCCCGCGATCCGCCAGATCAACATCGGCATCCAGCAGTCCGACGAGCTGGCCGGCGACACGTCGTTCTGGAACCAGCTGGCCGACGACGACCGCGCGCCCGACTCGCTCCGCGTGGACCTCAAGGCCGGCGCCGACGTCGCCCGCGCCGCCTACGCGCGCCTGGCCGACACGTTCCGCTCGCTGACCGACCGCGCCCCCGTCGCCGACGGGGTCGGGCGCGAGCGCTACCAGCGCTTCTCGCGGGAGTTCCTCGGCGCCACCGTCGACCTCGACGAGACCTACCAGTGGGGTCTCGAGGAGCTGCAGCGGATCATCACGGAGCAGGAGGCCATCGCCGTCGAGCTGTACGGCGACGGCACCACCCCCGAGGAGGCCATGAAGCGTCTCGATGAGGACCCCGGCCGCCAGCTGCAGGGCACCGACGCGCTCCAGAAGTGGATGCAGACCACCGCCGACGCGGCCGTCGACGCGCTGGCGGGCGAGAGCTTCGACATCGCCGACGAGCTGCGTCGCCTCGAGTGCTGCATCGCCCCAACGCAGGACGGCGGAATCTACTACACCGGCCCGACGGCCGACTTCTCCCGACCGGGTCGCATGTGGTGGTCCGTCCCGCCGGGCGTGACCGAGTTCGCCACCTGGCGCGAGAAGACCACCGTCTACCACGAGGGCGTTCCGGGTCACCACCTGCAGATCGGGCAGGCGACCTACCGCGCGAAGGACCTGAACAAGTGGCGTTCGCTGCTGTGCTGGGTCTCCGGGCATGGCGAGGGCTGGGCCCTGTACGCGGAGCGGCTGATGGCTGACCTCGGTTTCCTCGACGATCCGGGCGACCGCATGGGCATGCTCGACGCGCAGCGCATGCGCGCGGCCCGTGTCGTCCTCGACATCGGCGTCCACGTCGGCAAGGAGTGTCCCGAGGAGTGGGGCGGCGGCATCTGGGACGAAGCGAAGGCCTGGCCGTTCCTGAAGGCCAACGTGAACATGGCCGAGGAGTTCGTGCGCTTCGAGCTCGACCGCTACCTCGGCTGGCCGGGACAGGCACCGTCGTACAAGGTCGGGCAGCGGCTGTGGGAGCAGGCGCGCGACGAGACCGCGGCCCGCGAGGGTGACGAGTTCAGCCTGAAGGCGTTCCACTCCCGGGCGCTCGACCTCGGGTCGGTCGGGCTCGACGTCCTGCGCGAGGCGCTGGCCGGCTGACGGGGATCGTGGTCAGAAGGCGCGCCCTGCTGGCGGCGGCGGTGACGCTGCCGCTGACGGGGTGCGTCGACGTCGGTTCGTTCGACGGGTCGACGCTCGGCGGCTGCCGGACCCCGGACAGCCTGGTCTCGTTCGACACCGTCGGCGGGGCGCCACTGGCCTACGAGCTGTCGGGGAACCGGCAGGCGTTCCGCGCCGACCCGCGATTCATCGAACTCCTCGACGCCTGGGCCGCCGACTGGGAGTCGGCGGCCGGGCTCGGACAGCTGACGGAGATCTCGACCTACGGCGCCTATGTCGACCGCTGCGAGTCCTGGCACGCGGCGGGACGCGCCTTCGACTTCGCCGTCGTGCGACACGAGGACGGCGAGGTGTCGTGCCGCTACGACGAGTGGGGCGACGACGCGGGTCGGCTGCGGGACTACTGGCGGCTGGCCGCCTCGCTCGCGGCGCACCTCACGTACACGCTGACACTCAGCTACAACGCCCAGCACCACAACCACATCCACGTGGACAACGGGGTGAGCGGCTACGACGCCCCCCGGTTCCGGGAGCAATCACGCGCCCAGGTGCAGGTGATCCAGGGCGTGGTGCGCCACGTGTTCGGCCGCGACTGCCCCGAGAACGGAAGCTATGACGACGCGACCCGCGACGCCGTGCGCTCCGTCCAGTCCCAGCTGGGCATCACCGCCCCGCTGGCCGACGTCGACGGCTGGCGCCAGTTCCTCACCCGCGCCGCCTCGGGAGGCTGACCCGCCTGCTCACTGGGGTGCGACGGCAGGATGAACCCGTTGCACGAGTCAGCCGGGACGCCGCCGACGACTTCAGCCCAGAACTCGGCCAGAGCGGTCGGGGTGACGGCGTTGATGGTGATGCAAAGGACGGTGAGAAGCGCCATGCCCCGGGGCTATCGGGGCGGTTCGCCCCTCCCTCGTCGGGCCGCGCGCTGATGGCGGCCTACAGCTCGACGAGTTCCTGCGCC is a window encoding:
- a CDS encoding IS110 family transposase, translated to MMPTHPSTVVAGVDTHLATHHVAVLDHTTGALLGDLEIETSLTGYRQLLDFVTSFGTVALVGVEGTSSYGAGLSRFLTRAGIAVREVIRPKRAARRLHGKTDPLDAILAARTLLTGETLPLPKPGTGNVEAIRVLLTARESAVKARTQAIVQLKSLLVTAPDQVRDTYRRLTGKALHAKLAACRPHGPVDQSSTMTALRSLARRIRDLDDEINLLNPQLQTLVAQTAPGVLDLVGVGVISAAQLLVTVGDDPTRIHSKAAFAKLCGVAPIPASSGKTHRMRLNRGGDRRANRALHTIALARARIDPDTIAYLAKKQAEGKTRREATRCLKRYISHLIITAIWTPPVVPPINDLRPLRHAKGLTTTQAGHALGVWPARISGIERGTLRNDTLTTRYREWLTTA
- a CDS encoding DUF885 domain-containing protein gives rise to the protein MSETRTPLDQIADAYVDTMVSLSPTLATHLGFEGDHTALDDYSPAGLKAVADATRATLRKVEDAEALNANDVVTRNAMIERLSLELELFDAGETYAALNNLASPLQDIRSIFDLMATDTEDDWRTIAGRMANVGGAIDGYIESLRYAAERPELPFPAIRQINIGIQQSDELAGDTSFWNQLADDDRAPDSLRVDLKAGADVARAAYARLADTFRSLTDRAPVADGVGRERYQRFSREFLGATVDLDETYQWGLEELQRIITEQEAIAVELYGDGTTPEEAMKRLDEDPGRQLQGTDALQKWMQTTADAAVDALAGESFDIADELRRLECCIAPTQDGGIYYTGPTADFSRPGRMWWSVPPGVTEFATWREKTTVYHEGVPGHHLQIGQATYRAKDLNKWRSLLCWVSGHGEGWALYAERLMADLGFLDDPGDRMGMLDAQRMRAARVVLDIGVHVGKECPEEWGGGIWDEAKAWPFLKANVNMAEEFVRFELDRYLGWPGQAPSYKVGQRLWEQARDETAAREGDEFSLKAFHSRALDLGSVGLDVLREALAG
- a CDS encoding DMT family transporter codes for the protein MKPGYAWPVLLASAVLEAVWANALSASAGFSVLLPTVVFAVAVVGSMIGLAAAMRHIPTGTAYAVWTSVGTVLTVAYAAATGNEELSWLKVMFLAAIIGCVVGLKRLDASVAEH
- a CDS encoding DMT family transporter, whose amino-acid sequence is MAWVILIGSGVLEAVWATALGRSDGLKRPVPTVVFIVAGVLSLVGLGTALATLPTGTAYAVWTATGASLTVAWAMLTGAESASVKKVLLLTGIVVSVIGLKVIS
- a CDS encoding extensin family protein is translated as MVRRRALLAAAVTLPLTGCVDVGSFDGSTLGGCRTPDSLVSFDTVGGAPLAYELSGNRQAFRADPRFIELLDAWAADWESAAGLGQLTEISTYGAYVDRCESWHAAGRAFDFAVVRHEDGEVSCRYDEWGDDAGRLRDYWRLAASLAAHLTYTLTLSYNAQHHNHIHVDNGVSGYDAPRFREQSRAQVQVIQGVVRHVFGRDCPENGSYDDATRDAVRSVQSQLGITAPLADVDGWRQFLTRAASGG